The Tenebrio molitor chromosome 5, icTenMoli1.1, whole genome shotgun sequence genome has a segment encoding these proteins:
- the Bub1 gene encoding mitotic checkpoint serine/threonine-protein kinase BUB1 isoform X1, translating to MDFDLSKENIQPLRGGRNVSQLGVALQAQSDMDHQRELMQQRGEFEKLIRTYTGDDPLENWYTYISWVEQSYPKQGHEGNLVPLLEQCLKLFENDKRYREDRRLCKLFIKYIDQQQNPLELYHMMYTQGLCRGCADMYRAWAYYFEAASDFQNAHQVFECGKKQLAQPYEELQNAHENLVIAAGQHIIYGPNERDLSEKRQALTSLRTFKPGQVGSVRNASNSSAGTFGAAVASRSNAPVSIYEDRGEEVRGAEAAPSSIVTAAKRQEVLKENTLKPGPWTTLPVKKKQAVHRSTPSFTVHEDSGDSNDNLKLSNFVTATSENYSDWIVSLTIPEPKDDRMIPMYPKTKVYSEISTEYSLEELRALRYLCKKNRLAVAATEVNQAVQSILGDISIVNYSHSKISDKSKCEQISPQNHERSQKHMSGVPPTYDYEDIGIKEESRHLPTPQSSEQTNQNLLHFDIWNSFKNDVSNVSVNLISKAEAPKFAIYEQSNLVLQEHIEPKGSAMKTPFKDLNAEELAETGSRGGMDVAAAAPVDSAKRLPIYDDDSSSSFDKFTEPVNFGDLSCNTQMFGFNLNVMQVSTPQNKQEFVVSCDGDSANAVRKQLFSGAPKTEEENYDKVLSTILEETKSYGQSSSSSSSSTTAKSSIFGTNNTKQNNMATISEEHNSYLAQNLMVNAALRSSSLGDLMDFGHHASPVSVVQKPSCNTPRPVTNVPVPTKVTPLNFVPSDPFKQTLIEKLLQKVCFPGLHTEGYYCLKNIPRLLVRKESVSIGSDKYVIEKQLGKGTYGTVFRGIDVRTGNTVAVKYQKPPNRWEFYICRELQTRLVHHPLRERFMDVRIGYFSDQTSVLISEFMPCGSLLDVANSVKQKSGRSMKESLCIHFCLEMLKVVQAMHEVKIIHADIKPDNFLVQLFPNDTIGLQLIDFGCSIDMSLFPPGASFTRKITTEDFICCEMIDNRPWNYHTDLFCIAATAHVLLFEKYIQLQKKDEHWSISNRLPRYARLDLWNMFFSTLLNQQDGPANSVSLQAMLEDSLNHKFDDYHNELRYLTNILKNR from the exons ATGGATTTCGATCTTAgtaaagaaaatattcaaccacTTCGAGGAGGAAGAAATGTCTCACAATTAGGTGTAGCTCTGCAAGCACAATCTGACATGGATCATCAAAGAGAACTAATGCAGCAAAGAGG agaatttgaaaaattaattaggacCTATACAGGTGATGATCCGCTTGAAAATTGGTACACTTATATATCTTGGGTTGAACAAAGTTATCCCAAACAGGGACATGAAGGAAATCTGGTACCATTACTAGAacaatgtttaaaattatttgaaaatgatAAACGTTATAGAGAGGATCGTAGactttgtaaattatttattaaatat ATTGACCAACAGCAAAACCCCTTAGAGTTATATCACATGATGTACACACAGGGTCTTTGTAGAGGTTGTGCTGACATGTATAGAGCATGGGCTTACTATTTTGAAGCAGCAAGTGATTTTCAAAATGCCCACCAGGTGTTTGAATGTGGAAAAAAACAACTTGCCCAACCATATGAAGAATTACAAAATGCACATGAAAATCTTGTCATAGCTGCAGGACAACAT atAATATATGGACCAAATGAGAGAGATTTGTCAGAGAAAAGGCAAGCCTTAACTTCACTTCGAACTTTTAAGCCTGGTCAAGTGGGAAGCGTTCGTAATGCCAGTAATTCTAGCGCGGGAACATTTG GAGCTGCGGTAGCTTCACGATCAAATGCACCTGTTTCAATATATGAAGATAGAGGTGAAGAAGTTAGAGGAGCAGAAGCGGCTCCTAGCAGTATTGTAACAGCAGCAAAACGACAAGAAGTGCTTAAAGAAAATACTCTCAAACCTGGTCCGTGGACAACGCTACCAGTCAAAAAAAAGCAGGCAGTTCACAGATCCACTCCCAGCTTTACAG TTCACGAAGATAGCGGAGACAGTAATGATAATCTAAAACTGTCGAATTTTGTCACTGCAACTTCAGAAAATTACTCCGACTGGATAGTTAGTTTAACTATTCCTGAACCAAAAGACGACAGAATGATACCAATGTACCCCAAAACAAAAGTATATTCTGAAATTAGCACTGAATATAGTCTCGAAGAGTTACGAGCTTTACGTTACTTGTGTAAGAAAAACCGATTAGCAGTTGCAGCTACTGAGGTTAATCAAGCAGTTCAATCAATTCTTGGGGATATCAGTATTGTAAATTACTCTCATAGTAAAATTAGt GATAAAAGTAAATGTGAACAAATTTCTCCACAAAATCATGAACGAAGCCAAAAACATATGTCTGGCGTACCTCCGACTTACGATTATGAAGATATAGGAATAAAAGAGGAATCTAGGCATTTACCAACACCTCAGTCTAGTGAACAAACAAACCAAAATTTGCTGCATTTTGACATATGGAATTCTTTTAAGAATGATGTGTCGAATGTATCAGTTAATCTTATTTCAAAAGCTGAAGCACCGAAATTTGCAATTTATGAACAGTCGAATTTGGTACTACAAGAACATATTGAGCCTAAAG GCAGTGCAATGAAAACTCCATTTAAAGATTTGAATGCGGAAGAACTTGCCGAAACTGGATCACGAGGCGGAATGGATGTGGCGGCGGCAGCACCAGTGGACAGCGCTAAAAGATTACCCATATATGACGACGATAGCAGCTCATCTTTCGATAAATTTACAGAACCCGTTAATTTTGGAGATCTCAGTTGCAATACTCAAATGTttggttttaatttaaacgTTATGCAAGTGAGCACGccacaaaataaacaagaattCGTTGTCAGTTGTGACGGCGATTCTGCCAATGCAGTtcgaaaacaattatttagcgGAGCCCCTAAAActgaagaagaaaattatgacAAGGTTCTTTCTACAATTTTGGAAGAAACGAAGAGTTATGG gcAAAGCTCAAGTTCAAGTTCGAGTAGTACCACAGCGAAGTCGTCGATATTTGGTACCAACAACACAAAGCAAAATAACATGGCAACAATCTCTGAAGAACATAACAGTTATCTTGCCCAGAATCTTATGGTAAATGCAGCGCTGCGATCAAGTTCGTTGGGTGACTTGATGGACTTCGGCCATCACGCAAGTCCAGTGTCAGTTGTACAGAAACCGTCTTGCAATACCCCCAGACCAGTGACAAACGTACCTGTACCCACAAAGGTTACCCCTCTTAATTTTGTGCCATCTGATCCATTTAAGCAGACACTTATCGAGAAACTACTTCAAAAAGTATGCTTTCCGGGATTACATACAGAGggatattattgtttaaaaaacattCCGAGATTGCTGGTTCGTAAAGAGTCTGTCAGCATTGGTTCGGACAAATATGTAATCGAAAAACAACTTGGAAAAGGAACGTACGGGACAGTATTTAGAGGAATCGATGTCAGAACTGGGAACACCGTTGCCGTAAAGTATCAAAAACCTCCCAACAGATGggaattttatatttgtagAGAACTACAAACTAGACTGGTACACCACCCTCTACGGGAAAGATTCATGGATGTCAGAATTGGATATTTTA GTGATCAAACGTCAGTGTTGATATCGGAATTCATGCCGTGCGGTTCGTTATTAGATGTAGCAAACTCGGTTAAGCAAAAGTCGGGTCGGTCGATGAAGGAATCTCTTTGTATTCATTTCTGTTTGGAAATGTTGAAAGTAGTACAGGCGATGCATGAAGTCAAGATAATTCATGCCGATATTAAGCCTGACAATTTTTTAGTTCAGCTTTTTCCAAATGATACCATAGGTTTACAACTAATCGATTTCGGCTGTAGCATAGACATGTCTCTATTCCCACCTGGTGCTAGTTTTACACGTAAAATCACAACAgaggattttatttgttgcGAAATGATCGATAACAGGCCGTGGAACTACCATACCGATCTGTTTTGCATCGCCGCCACGGCGCACGTTTTGCTCTTCGAAAAATACATACAGTTGCAAAAGAAAGATGAACATTGGTCGATCTCGAATCGATTGCCAAGATATGCGCGTCTGGACTTGTGGAATATGTTTTTCAGCACATTACTTAATCAACAAGATGGGCCGGCAAATTCTGTGTCGTTGCAAGCCATGTTAGAAGATAGTCTGAATCATAAATTCGACGATTATCATAACGAACTACGATATCTTACTAATATACTCAAAAACCGATAG
- the Bub1 gene encoding uncharacterized protein Bub1 isoform X2, whose product MFSLLLTRTFIFCGFILFIRHNNVSLTGAAVASRSNAPVSIYEDRGEEVRGAEAAPSSIVTAAKRQEVLKENTLKPGPWTTLPVKKKQAVHRSTPSFTVHEDSGDSNDNLKLSNFVTATSENYSDWIVSLTIPEPKDDRMIPMYPKTKVYSEISTEYSLEELRALRYLCKKNRLAVAATEVNQAVQSILGDISIVNYSHSKISDKSKCEQISPQNHERSQKHMSGVPPTYDYEDIGIKEESRHLPTPQSSEQTNQNLLHFDIWNSFKNDVSNVSVNLISKAEAPKFAIYEQSNLVLQEHIEPKGSAMKTPFKDLNAEELAETGSRGGMDVAAAAPVDSAKRLPIYDDDSSSSFDKFTEPVNFGDLSCNTQMFGFNLNVMQVSTPQNKQEFVVSCDGDSANAVRKQLFSGAPKTEEENYDKVLSTILEETKSYGQSSSSSSSSTTAKSSIFGTNNTKQNNMATISEEHNSYLAQNLMVNAALRSSSLGDLMDFGHHASPVSVVQKPSCNTPRPVTNVPVPTKVTPLNFVPSDPFKQTLIEKLLQKVCFPGLHTEGYYCLKNIPRLLVRKESVSIGSDKYVIEKQLGKGTYGTVFRGIDVRTGNTVAVKYQKPPNRWEFYICRELQTRLVHHPLRERFMDVRIGYFSDQTSVLISEFMPCGSLLDVANSVKQKSGRSMKESLCIHFCLEMLKVVQAMHEVKIIHADIKPDNFLVQLFPNDTIGLQLIDFGCSIDMSLFPPGASFTRKITTEDFICCEMIDNRPWNYHTDLFCIAATAHVLLFEKYIQLQKKDEHWSISNRLPRYARLDLWNMFFSTLLNQQDGPANSVSLQAMLEDSLNHKFDDYHNELRYLTNILKNR is encoded by the exons ATGTTTTCACTTTTACTTACTCGTACGTTCATTTTTTGTGGGTTCATTCTTTTTATTAGACACAATAATGTTTCATTGACGG GAGCTGCGGTAGCTTCACGATCAAATGCACCTGTTTCAATATATGAAGATAGAGGTGAAGAAGTTAGAGGAGCAGAAGCGGCTCCTAGCAGTATTGTAACAGCAGCAAAACGACAAGAAGTGCTTAAAGAAAATACTCTCAAACCTGGTCCGTGGACAACGCTACCAGTCAAAAAAAAGCAGGCAGTTCACAGATCCACTCCCAGCTTTACAG TTCACGAAGATAGCGGAGACAGTAATGATAATCTAAAACTGTCGAATTTTGTCACTGCAACTTCAGAAAATTACTCCGACTGGATAGTTAGTTTAACTATTCCTGAACCAAAAGACGACAGAATGATACCAATGTACCCCAAAACAAAAGTATATTCTGAAATTAGCACTGAATATAGTCTCGAAGAGTTACGAGCTTTACGTTACTTGTGTAAGAAAAACCGATTAGCAGTTGCAGCTACTGAGGTTAATCAAGCAGTTCAATCAATTCTTGGGGATATCAGTATTGTAAATTACTCTCATAGTAAAATTAGt GATAAAAGTAAATGTGAACAAATTTCTCCACAAAATCATGAACGAAGCCAAAAACATATGTCTGGCGTACCTCCGACTTACGATTATGAAGATATAGGAATAAAAGAGGAATCTAGGCATTTACCAACACCTCAGTCTAGTGAACAAACAAACCAAAATTTGCTGCATTTTGACATATGGAATTCTTTTAAGAATGATGTGTCGAATGTATCAGTTAATCTTATTTCAAAAGCTGAAGCACCGAAATTTGCAATTTATGAACAGTCGAATTTGGTACTACAAGAACATATTGAGCCTAAAG GCAGTGCAATGAAAACTCCATTTAAAGATTTGAATGCGGAAGAACTTGCCGAAACTGGATCACGAGGCGGAATGGATGTGGCGGCGGCAGCACCAGTGGACAGCGCTAAAAGATTACCCATATATGACGACGATAGCAGCTCATCTTTCGATAAATTTACAGAACCCGTTAATTTTGGAGATCTCAGTTGCAATACTCAAATGTttggttttaatttaaacgTTATGCAAGTGAGCACGccacaaaataaacaagaattCGTTGTCAGTTGTGACGGCGATTCTGCCAATGCAGTtcgaaaacaattatttagcgGAGCCCCTAAAActgaagaagaaaattatgacAAGGTTCTTTCTACAATTTTGGAAGAAACGAAGAGTTATGG gcAAAGCTCAAGTTCAAGTTCGAGTAGTACCACAGCGAAGTCGTCGATATTTGGTACCAACAACACAAAGCAAAATAACATGGCAACAATCTCTGAAGAACATAACAGTTATCTTGCCCAGAATCTTATGGTAAATGCAGCGCTGCGATCAAGTTCGTTGGGTGACTTGATGGACTTCGGCCATCACGCAAGTCCAGTGTCAGTTGTACAGAAACCGTCTTGCAATACCCCCAGACCAGTGACAAACGTACCTGTACCCACAAAGGTTACCCCTCTTAATTTTGTGCCATCTGATCCATTTAAGCAGACACTTATCGAGAAACTACTTCAAAAAGTATGCTTTCCGGGATTACATACAGAGggatattattgtttaaaaaacattCCGAGATTGCTGGTTCGTAAAGAGTCTGTCAGCATTGGTTCGGACAAATATGTAATCGAAAAACAACTTGGAAAAGGAACGTACGGGACAGTATTTAGAGGAATCGATGTCAGAACTGGGAACACCGTTGCCGTAAAGTATCAAAAACCTCCCAACAGATGggaattttatatttgtagAGAACTACAAACTAGACTGGTACACCACCCTCTACGGGAAAGATTCATGGATGTCAGAATTGGATATTTTA GTGATCAAACGTCAGTGTTGATATCGGAATTCATGCCGTGCGGTTCGTTATTAGATGTAGCAAACTCGGTTAAGCAAAAGTCGGGTCGGTCGATGAAGGAATCTCTTTGTATTCATTTCTGTTTGGAAATGTTGAAAGTAGTACAGGCGATGCATGAAGTCAAGATAATTCATGCCGATATTAAGCCTGACAATTTTTTAGTTCAGCTTTTTCCAAATGATACCATAGGTTTACAACTAATCGATTTCGGCTGTAGCATAGACATGTCTCTATTCCCACCTGGTGCTAGTTTTACACGTAAAATCACAACAgaggattttatttgttgcGAAATGATCGATAACAGGCCGTGGAACTACCATACCGATCTGTTTTGCATCGCCGCCACGGCGCACGTTTTGCTCTTCGAAAAATACATACAGTTGCAAAAGAAAGATGAACATTGGTCGATCTCGAATCGATTGCCAAGATATGCGCGTCTGGACTTGTGGAATATGTTTTTCAGCACATTACTTAATCAACAAGATGGGCCGGCAAATTCTGTGTCGTTGCAAGCCATGTTAGAAGATAGTCTGAATCATAAATTCGACGATTATCATAACGAACTACGATATCTTACTAATATACTCAAAAACCGATAG
- the LOC138132264 gene encoding dnaJ homolog subfamily B member 13-like — translation MGIDFYGVLQVPRSCTNLEIKKAFRDLALEFNPEKLQKENAQQVFALICEAYDVLSDPLRRSIFDQYGEEGLKRGVPGPDDFIEPYHYHGDPMRTYKDFFGSTSPFANLLDYLINPNYECMTKHGRIFCKKQPPITHPLYLTLHEIFFGGIKKMKIHRLVYTNDEKTKTEVKEKILTVPIKPGVRPGTELVFPEEGDQNPNQIPADVIFITEDRPHETFTREEDNLVMVFSVTLEEALMGTTVTVNTIDHRTVRVPITDVIFPGYEKIVENEGMPILDDYPRRGNLIIRFNIAFPKYLPKACKQLLRKGFQLAKIGGGINQYETVNKLVLADKILRVDLNEQMPP, via the exons ATGGGCATAGATTTTTATGGAGTATTACAAGTACCACGAAGTTGCACTAATCTTGAAATAAAAAAGGC GTTTAGAGATTTAGCTCTTGAATTTAATCCAGAAAAgcttcaaaaagaaaatgcgcAACAAGTTTTTGCCCTGATATGTGAAGCGTATGATGTACTTAGTGATCCATTACGCAGATCCATTTTTGACCAGTATGGTGAAGAAGGTTTAAAAAGAGGCGTCCCGGGTCCTGACGATTTTATAGAACCTTATCATTATCATGGTGATCCAATGCGTACCTACaa AGACTTCTTTGGCTCTACGTCTCCTTTCGCTAACTTATtagattatttaataaatccaAACTACGAATGTATGACTAAACATGGAAGGATATTCTGCAAAAAACAACCTCCAATAACTCATCCTCTTTATCTGACcttacatgaaattttttttggtggaattaaaaaaatgaagatacATCGTTTAGTTTATACCAATgacgaaaaaacaaaaactgaagTTAAGGAGAAAATACTTACGGTACCTATTAAACCTGGCGTGCGACCTGGTACAGAATTAGTTTTTCCTGAAGAAGGAGATCAGAATCCGAACCAAATTCCCGCTGATGTTATTTTCATAACGGAAGATCGACCACACGAAACGTTCACGAGAGAAGAAGACAATCTTGTAATGGTTTTCAGCGTAACTTTGGAAGAGGCTTTAATGGGAACTACTGTTACCGTCAATACAATAGACCATCGAACAGTTCGAGTCCCAATAACGGATGTGATTTT CCCAggatatgaaaaaattgtagaaaatGAAGGGATGCCAATTTTAGACGACTATCCTAGACGTGGAAACTTGATTATTCGCTTTAATATTGCTTTTCCTAAGTATTTACCAAAGGCCTGTAAACAATTGTTGCGGAAAGGGTTCCAATTAGCTAAGATAGGAGGAGGCATAAATCAGTATGAAACAGTTAATAAATTGGTTTTAGCAGATAAAATTCTTCGTGTTGACCTTAACGAGCAAATGCCACCTTAA
- the LOC138132265 gene encoding protein FAM76A, whose translation MSAPLFACSRCFSRHPFEDLSAGQQLCKECRGAFPVVKCTYCRSEFQQTSKGSTSTICKKCEQNVKSYGKPTACEYCNIIAAFIGNKCQRCTNSEIKYGPPVNCEQCKQKCAFDRHDDDKKVDGKLLCWLCTLSFKRALAKTKQGDAERRAHMKISQLHKSKHKDGKLRSHNKRPHRVDVTKIPPTDNDNGIPSKVSRNNASPAIIRGELDPNSSDHVVAMTQLKEKIASLQKQLSMKDAQLLNKDKMITELKAKHFTTESELRTKMKNCQKECDDKVEALNKRITSLLKEVASLSKTAKKNRFASTSAAENSNNSGSGTDSPSLQ comes from the exons ATGAGTGCCCCATTATTTGCGTGTTCTCGTTGTTTTTCGCGTCATCCGTTTGAGGACTTGTCAGCAGGACAACAATTGTGCAAA GAATGTCGTGGAGCATTTCCAGTGGTGAAATGTACGTATTGTCGCTCAGAATTTCAACAAACATCAAAAGGAAGCACTAGtacaatatgtaaaaaatgcgAGCAAAACGTTAAATCATATGGCAAGCCAACTGCTTGCGAGTATTGTAATATTATTGCTGCGTTCATAGGAAACAAATGTCAGAGATGTACAAATTCTGAAATTAAATATGGACCTCCAGTCAACTGCGAACAGTGCAAACAGAAGTGCGCTTTTGATCGCCATGATGATGATAAAAAG GTTGATGGAAAGCTTTTGTGTTGGTTATGCACCTTATCTTTCAAGAGAGCTTTAGCTAAAACTAAACAAGGTGATGCTGAACGCAGAGCTCACATGAAAATATCCCAGTTGCATAAATCCAAACATAAGGATGGAAA ATTGCGCAGTCACAACAAGCGACCGCATCGAGTTGATGTAACTAAAATACCGCCCACGGACAACGACAACGGCATCCCTAGCAAGGTATCTAGAAACAATGCTAGTCCGGCTATAATTCGAGGTGAACTTGATCCAAATAGTTCCGATCATGTGGTGGCTATGACtcaattgaaagaaaaaatagctAGCTTACAGAAACAGCTCAGTATGAAAGATGCCCAGTTGTTGAACAAAGACAAAATG atTACTGAACTGAAAGCAAAACATTTTACGACAGAATCAGAATTgcgaacaaaaatgaaaaattgccaaaaagaATGTGACGACAAAGTCGAAGCTTTGAATAAACGCATTACGAGTCTGTTAAAGGAGGTAGCGAGTTTATCAAAGACCGCAAAAAAGAACAGATTTGCTAGTACGTCCGCTGcagaaaattcaaataataGTGGTAGCGGCACTGATAGTCCTAGCCTCCAATAA